The Podospora pseudocomata strain CBS 415.72m chromosome 3, whole genome shotgun sequence genome window below encodes:
- a CDS encoding hypothetical protein (EggNog:ENOG503PB6J), translated as MKTEPLFGLAALILPASFGAASDSAKALYDQIHEIKHNTSLLHDTKAPGWVSAPTMRGTTSILWSCLLTLFACVYTALHLNIPERGITNVQLVAKRIEWMFITLLFPELVLFYASAQWWKAKKLAAALSLEEKQQLQISGPPQLGTFRKVVNKMLKQNVTRSTGDIEKIGSHESSSSSTINDSCIFDLKYGFYVLMGGLEAELDGKTVILSHHGALLLAQKDIKPFRIPRSTHLGPNKSRRAAKAVGYCTGQLDGY; from the exons ATGAAGACAGAACCTCTCTTTGGGTTGGCTGCCCTCATCTTACCAGCCAGCTTCGGGGCCGCATCAGATTCAGCAAAAGCATTGTACGATCAAATCCACGAGATAAAGCACAACACCTCCTTGCTCCATGACACGAAAGCACCCGGTTGGGTCTCGGCACCCACCATGAGGGGCACAACCAGCATTTTGTGGAGCTGTTTGCTGACGCTTTTCGCCTGTGTCTACACGGCTctccacctcaacatccccGAGCGAGGCATCACAAACGTTCAGCTTGTGGCTAAGAGGATCGAGTGGATGTTTATTACCCTTTTGTTCCCCGAACTCGTCTTGTTTTACGCGTCTGCGCAATGGTGGAaagccaagaagctggctgCCGCCTTAAGCCTTGAGGAGAAACAACAGCTTCAAATCAGCGGACCACCCCAACTCGGAACTTTTCGCAAAGTCGTGAATAAGATGCTCAAGCAAAATGTCACGAGAAGCACAGGCGACATTGAGAAGATTGGGAGTCATGAGAGCTCCAGCTCAAGCACAATTAATGATAGT TGCATTTTCGACCTGAAATATGGGTTTTATGTTTTGATGGGAGGGCTCGAAGCTGAACTGGACGGAAAGACAGTCATCTTATCCCATCATGGCGCGCTGCTTCTAGCCCAGAAGGATATCAAGCCCTTCAGAATACCAAGATCCACCCATCTTGGACCAAACAAAAGCCGACGTGCTGCAAAAGCTGTTGGTTATTGTACAGGTCAGCTGGATGGTTATTGA